The Leptospira selangorensis sequence TGTGAATAGGAGAGTGCTTGGCCTATTTCTTTTGAAACTACCGGAAAATTGTTTCGGACGGTATAAAAGACGGAATATCCTAAGAATGTGGCTTCTAAAATTCTCCAACGAAACTTCGGATAAAGAGTTCGGATTTCTGACTCGGGGCGTAAAGGTTTATGGGGCTTTGGTAGGATCCAAGATAATAGACCGTTTCTCATCGATCAGGAAGAATGATCGTATATTGTCGGACGCACAAGTAGAATTTGATTAAAAATGTCTAAATCCTGATTCTTTAGGAGAGTAAGTTTTTCCTTCGTAAGAATATCTGACCTGAGGAGATTCACCTTCTTCTAAAGCGAAAACACTACCTATTTTTCGGATAGAGATCCCTTCCCAAGAAGAAGGCAATTCGTCGGGGGATAAAAATAGAAGTTCTAATTCTTCTCCGGATATTAAAACACCTTCTATCCCGATTGCTTCTTTTACTCCATTTTCAAAAGGAAGTTTGTCCAGATCCAGCTCTATCCCGACTCCGGAAGACTTTGCTAATTTGAATACGTCTTGTTTGAGCCCGTCTGTTAGATCCATTCCTGCATGTATTCTGTTTTTTGAATATAAGGAGCGACTTAAGTTTAGTCTGGATTTAGGTCTTAAATGCCTATCTAGGGCGATCTTTTTTACTTCTGGAGAAAGCGAAATATGGGCGCCTTCTAATATTTTATAACCTAAAAGGGAAGCGCCAATATGGCCGCTCAGGTATACATGATCTCCAGGTTTTCCACCCTTTCTGTCTACAGGAGAAGGAGATTTTCCTAATAGAGTTAAAGTTAAGTTTAACTCTTGGGTCCTATAAGTGTCTCCACCACATAGTTCTATCTCATAAGAGTTTAATGCATTCTTAAATGAATCGATAAACGGTTCTAAAAATTCTTTTCGATTGCAGGAAGGAGAAAGTCCAAAATTGAAAAATGCCTTTTGGGGTGTTCCGTTAGCCGCTGCTATATCCGATACGTTCACTTCTACCAATTTGTTTGCCAAATCTTCAGGACGACTCCAGTCCAAACGGAAATGAGTTCCTTCTACAATCGTATCCGTTGTGATTAAGTTTCCTTCTTTGTCCGAATAACAGTCGTTTTCCTGTTCTTTACCGGGAGGATATAAGGAGGAGATGAGTTCTTCTTCGTTCAAGCGCTTTCCAATATCTAAAAATCTTGACTTTGTTTTATTTCAACCCTAGTATAAGGCCATGAAATCACGTATAAATTCTTTTTATCAATCCGTACTGATTTTTTCAGTATTCTCCCTTGCAGGAAGTTTGCAATTCAATTCGTTATCCGCAGAAGCTTCTTGCAAATATTCCGTGAGCCAAGAAACAACCGGCCTTGAGTGGAAAGCTTTTAAATTCACTGAAAA is a genomic window containing:
- the thiL gene encoding thiamine-phosphate kinase; protein product: MNEEELISSLYPPGKEQENDCYSDKEGNLITTDTIVEGTHFRLDWSRPEDLANKLVEVNVSDIAAANGTPQKAFFNFGLSPSCNRKEFLEPFIDSFKNALNSYEIELCGGDTYRTQELNLTLTLLGKSPSPVDRKGGKPGDHVYLSGHIGASLLGYKILEGAHISLSPEVKKIALDRHLRPKSRLNLSRSLYSKNRIHAGMDLTDGLKQDVFKLAKSSGVGIELDLDKLPFENGVKEAIGIEGVLISGEELELLFLSPDELPSSWEGISIRKIGSVFALEEGESPQVRYSYEGKTYSPKESGFRHF